The nucleotide sequence GGTTTCGCGCTACAGCACCAGGCCAAAGCTGGCGGCAGAACTGGTGAGCTACCTGACCAGTGCCCAACAACAGAAACATCGCGCGCTGGTGGGTGCCTACAACCCGGTTATCGAATCGCTCTATCAAGACCCTGAGCTGCTCGCGGCCATACCTTATTACAGACAGTTGCACAGCATTCTCAACGATGGAGTCATGCGCCCCGCCGCCATCACCGCCGCCCGTTATCCGCGGGTTTCCAATGCGTTCTTCGATCAGGTGCACGGTGTATTGGCGGGAGAGTTGCCGGTCGATCAGGCGCTGGTCGAACTGGAAAGCGAACTCACGCGCATCAAACGCCGGAACTGGTAAGCCACAAGGAAGGAAATCACCATGTCTGTCTCTTCTGCCCACGCGCCCTGCGCCGAGCCCCTGCCCGCCCGGGAAACGCCGGTACAACGCCGTCGAGTCCGCGCCGCCTGGCTGTTCCTGGCGCCGATGCTACTGTGCCTGACCCTGGTGGCGGCCTGGCCGCTGTTGCGTACGTTCTGGTTCAGCCTGACCGATGCCAGCCTCGCGGACACCACCGGCGGCACCTTTGTCGGCTTGAGCAATTACCTGTTCTACAGCGGCTCCGGCTGGTCCGGCGTGCTGGTCGATCCGCAATGGTGGAACGCAGTGCGCAACACCCTGCATTTCACCGTGGTGTCCGTTGGGCTGGAAATGGTCCTGGGGCTGCTGGTGGCGCTGTTGCTGAACGTCAAGTTCACCGGACGCGCCCTGGTGCGGGCGTTGATCCTGATTCCCTGGGCGATTCCGACCATTGTCTCGGCGAAGATCTGGTCATGGATGCTCAACGACCAGTTCGGCATCATCAATCACCTGATGCTCGGCCTCGGCCTGATTGACGCGCCCCTGGCCTGGACCGCAGACGCGGCGCTGTCGATGTGG is from Pseudomonas sp. B21-056 and encodes:
- a CDS encoding carbohydrate ABC transporter permease — encoded protein: MSVSSAHAPCAEPLPARETPVQRRRVRAAWLFLAPMLLCLTLVAAWPLLRTFWFSLTDASLADTTGGTFVGLSNYLFYSGSGWSGVLVDPQWWNAVRNTLHFTVVSVGLEMVLGLLVALLLNVKFTGRALVRALILIPWAIPTIVSAKIWSWMLNDQFGIINHLMLGLGLIDAPLAWTADAALSMWAVIIVDVWKTVPFVTLLMLAALQMLPGDCYEAARVDGIHPLKVFWRVTLPLLMPALLVAAIFRILDALRVFDVIYVLTSNSSSTMSMSVYARQHLVEFQDVGYGSAASSLLFLVVAVIAIVYLYLGRRQMEVRS